The proteins below are encoded in one region of Candidatus Cybelea sp.:
- a CDS encoding M48 family metallopeptidase, protein MQTRSDDAIDESLLRDPLERPIFIASVALNFVLMAVALMLVFYTPGWLKSHALLNKDITFLRILAVTALVGIPLLVLNRNRHESAVRGNSVRLSEGQFPEVYAILRDHCRRLGMTELPEIFLTSGSIQPYSQAFSSWREQYIVLHQNIFEIDDRKTVDVISFVIAHELGAIRLNQTTVWNEMLLTYISSIKWLRSPLERVRMFSRDRYGAALAPTGFRGLLINAVGRRLMDRVNIDDYFAQLRSYGGFWSAVNVFFEPKPQVLTRLRRLRDAGYKYIAHPPIV, encoded by the coding sequence GTGCAAACGCGATCAGACGACGCGATCGACGAGTCGCTCCTGCGGGACCCCCTCGAGCGTCCTATCTTCATTGCCTCGGTTGCGCTAAACTTCGTCTTGATGGCTGTGGCCCTTATGCTGGTGTTCTACACACCCGGCTGGCTCAAATCGCACGCGCTGCTCAACAAAGACATCACCTTTCTGAGGATTCTCGCCGTCACCGCGCTCGTCGGTATCCCGCTGCTCGTGCTCAATCGGAACCGCCACGAATCGGCGGTGCGCGGAAACTCGGTGCGCCTCTCCGAGGGGCAGTTTCCCGAAGTCTACGCAATCCTGCGGGATCACTGCCGACGCCTGGGCATGACCGAGCTGCCCGAAATCTTTCTCACATCGGGCTCGATCCAGCCGTACTCGCAGGCGTTTTCGTCCTGGCGTGAACAGTACATCGTGCTGCACCAAAACATCTTCGAGATCGACGACCGCAAGACGGTGGACGTGATCTCGTTTGTGATCGCCCACGAGCTCGGGGCGATTCGCCTCAATCAAACGACGGTCTGGAACGAGATGCTGCTGACGTACATCAGCTCGATCAAGTGGCTGCGCTCCCCGCTCGAGCGCGTGCGGATGTTCTCGCGCGATCGCTACGGTGCGGCGCTGGCGCCCACGGGATTTCGCGGTTTGCTCATCAATGCGGTCGGCCGCCGCCTCATGGACCGCGTCAACATCGACGATTACTTCGCGCAGCTGCGAAGCTACGGCGGCTTTTGGTCGGCGGTGAACGTTTTCTTCGAGCCGAAGCCGCAGGTCCTCACCCGCCTGCGCCGCCTGCGCGACGCCGGCTACAAATACATCGCTCACCCGCCAATCGTATAA
- a CDS encoding TRIC cation channel family protein, which produces MTPLIFSQFGFKALTLVDYISLIAATTNAFNGALLARRPDHYKHFTVIGVVVLAYAGGIGGGIVRDILVNKVPSPLTNPWYLILCLSAAWLAIMIDFGSAQKFKDGLFQFMTAFSLPWYAIVGAQAALAAHLGYAAAVIIGVIATTAGRWIIDTACLVVPKQLVRGEFFMVAAILTGTVYVILNAGMGVSVIVSTVIAFFVGFGFRLTAQTLGWEEWEPWEPEPLTAGEKARKTLGEGLQTELDRNGGGS; this is translated from the coding sequence GTGACGCCGCTGATCTTCTCTCAGTTTGGGTTCAAAGCGCTGACGCTCGTCGACTACATCTCCCTGATCGCCGCGACAACGAACGCGTTCAACGGCGCGCTGCTTGCCCGCCGCCCCGACCACTACAAGCATTTCACCGTGATCGGCGTGGTCGTGCTGGCCTATGCGGGCGGCATCGGCGGCGGCATCGTGCGCGACATCTTAGTGAACAAGGTTCCTTCGCCGCTGACAAATCCGTGGTATCTGATTCTGTGCTTGAGCGCCGCATGGCTGGCGATCATGATCGATTTCGGCAGCGCGCAGAAATTCAAAGACGGTCTCTTTCAGTTTATGACCGCCTTCTCGCTGCCGTGGTACGCGATCGTCGGCGCGCAGGCGGCGCTCGCCGCGCACCTCGGCTACGCGGCCGCGGTGATCATCGGCGTCATCGCCACAACGGCCGGCCGCTGGATCATCGACACCGCGTGCCTCGTCGTTCCCAAGCAGCTCGTCCGCGGCGAGTTCTTCATGGTGGCGGCGATACTCACGGGGACCGTCTACGTCATCCTCAATGCCGGGATGGGCGTTTCGGTGATCGTCTCGACGGTGATTGCGTTTTTCGTCGGTTTTGGATTCCGGCTGACGGCCCAGACGCTGGGCTGGGAGGAATGGGAGCCGTGGGAGCCCGAGCCGCTTACCGCGGGCGAAAAAGCCCGCAAGACGCTGGGCGAGGGATTACAAACCGAGCTTGATCGCAACGGAGGAGGTTCCTAG